The window CGCTATTTCCTGGGGCATGGTCTGGGGCCGGGTATTAAGCTGATGCTGGAAAATATGAACATGGGACTTGGCATGATGCGCAAAAAACGGATGAAACTCCTGCCTGAAAGACCGATTAAAAACGTCAAGTCCTTGAGAAAAATGCTCGATAAGGCTAAGGCCCTGGGGAAAGGGGGTGCTGTCTGATGGATTATTTCCTTTATCAAGGTTGTTCGTTAGAAGCCAGTGGCATCCATTACATGATTTCCCTGGAGGCCATTGGCAAGGTATTGGGTCTGCATTTCAAAGAGATCGGGGATTGGAACTGCTGTGGAGCCAGCATCTCCTATGTGGGCGGGAACGAGCTCTCCGTGGACGTTTTGGCGGCCCGCAATCTGGCCCTGGCCGAGGCCCAGGGGGGGATGGACATCGTGGCCCCGTGCAGCTCCTGTTATATTGTCTTGAATAAAGTCAATCATAAGTTAAAAGAAGATCCGGAGCTGATGGCCAAGGTTAACGAAGTGCTGGCCGAAGGGAATTTAAAATACAGCGGCAAGCTCAAGGTCCGGCATATTTTAGATGTTTTGTATAACGATGTCGGTCCGGATAAAATCAAGGCCGCCGTCAAAAAACCCCTGAAAGGGCTTAAAGTGGCCGGCTATGTGGGTTGCCAGACGGTCCGTCCTTACGGGGAATACGATAGTGTGGAAAAACCGGTTATTCAGGACAGGATACTGGAAGCCCTGGGGGCCGAAGCCGTCCCCTTCCCAAAGAAGATGCGCTGTTGCGGTTCAGGGCTGTTCCTGACCGAGCTGGAGGCCTGTTTTGACCTGGCCCGGGATATTCTGGAAGACGCTCAGTCCCACGGCGGTCAGATTATTTCAACGGCCTGCCCCATGTGTCAGATGAACCTGGAGGCTTATCAGAAACGGATGAATAAGGCCCTGGGGACCCATTTTAATATCCCGGTGGTCTTTATCACCCAGTTAATGGCCGTGGCCTTCGGCCTGAGTCCCAAGAAAGATGCGGCCCTGGACCGGCTTTTGATTCCCGCCGAGCCCTACCTGAAAGTGGCCGCCGCTTAGTGCAGTAGCTTATATGACAAGATCAGAAATGCCCTTTTTCGAACAGTGGAGAAGGGCATTTTTTTAGGTCAAAAAAAATCAATGGATTCTACCCCATTGTTAAAACTCCCTGTCCCTGTACTGTAGCTCTCCAGAAGGGAATTCTAATAATGAATTTTTCTGGTCACTATTCTATCCTGAAGATCCTCATCATAACCCTTGATACGAAGGTAATGGCGCCGTGATTTACGGCATCAAAAATATCCCGATCCGTCCATCCCATCCCGTGGAGCCCTTCAATATCTTCCTGGGTTACGGATTCTGGTGATTTGAGGGCTTTCGGTACAAAAATCAACATGGCCTTTTCTGCTTCCTCTAAGGGTGCTGACGTCGGATCTGAACGAAGTCTTTCGAGGTCGCTTTCATCCAGGCCCTGCCTTCGTAACAGATTTCCATTAAATTGGACGCAGGGTAAACTATCAAATTCCGAGGCAACGGCATATCGGATACAGGTTAATAAGCTAAAATCAAGTTTAGGGTGGTTTCTGTAATACATGGTCATATTGAGTTTTTTTTTAAATAGCTCCGGGCTGACGGAGAACATCTCCATCGGCTTGGGAATCATCCCCGCTTGGTTTAAAAATAAAGAATAACTATCCTTTATTTCTCCCGCTGCCTCTTCAAGTTTCACTGTT of the Deltaproteobacteria bacterium genome contains:
- a CDS encoding CoB--CoM heterodisulfide reductase iron-sulfur subunit B family protein translates to MDYFLYQGCSLEASGIHYMISLEAIGKVLGLHFKEIGDWNCCGASISYVGGNELSVDVLAARNLALAEAQGGMDIVAPCSSCYIVLNKVNHKLKEDPELMAKVNEVLAEGNLKYSGKLKVRHILDVLYNDVGPDKIKAAVKKPLKGLKVAGYVGCQTVRPYGEYDSVEKPVIQDRILEALGAEAVPFPKKMRCCGSGLFLTELEACFDLARDILEDAQSHGGQIISTACPMCQMNLEAYQKRMNKALGTHFNIPVVFITQLMAVAFGLSPKKDAALDRLLIPAEPYLKVAAA